The genomic interval CGGCGCATCGCCCGCTACGTGCCCAAAACCTACCGGCGCAACGTGCTGGAGCCGATCGTCTTCGCCGACGAGGGCTTCGATTCGATCGGCATCAACTACCTGCTGCACTGCCTGCCGGGCTCCATCGCCGCGAAAGCCGTGGTCTTCGATCATCTCAAGGCATTGATGAACCCTGGCGCCGTCCTCTTCGGCGCCACCCTGCTGCAGGGCGGCGTCCCGCGCAGCCCCCTGGCGCGGGGGCTGATGGCCGCGTACAACCGCAAGGGGATCTTCTGCAACCGCGAGGACGATCTGGACAGCCTGAAGGAAGAACTTGGCCGGCGCTTTCGCGAGGTCTCGGTCGAGGTGGTGGGCTGCGCCGCGCTGTTCGCCGGGCGAGCCTAGGGCTGACCCACCCGGTACCAGGTGCGCGTCTCGCCGATCAAGGGCGTGCCGATGAAACCCCGCACCTGCAGTTGCCGCCCGCCCCTCTGCAGGGTCAGGCGGCAGTCGTAGACCTTGCCGCTGTCCGGGTCGAGGATTTCCCCGTCCCCGTAGACATCGCCCCGCTGCTTCACGCCGCTGAGGATGGTCATGCCTAGCAGCGGCTTGCCACGGCGCTCCCCCTCGCACTTGTCGCAATAGGGCGACTCGGCATCCGGCCCGCGCAGGCCCTTCTCGATGATGCCCCGGTATTCGTCGCCCTGGCGGTCGATGCGGACCAGCGCCCGCGGCTCGCCGGTCCGCTCGTCGCGGATCATCCACAACCCGATCAGCGGGTCGCCGGCCACGGCGCTGGCGGCGCCGCTGGCGGCCAGCAGCATCACCAGGGCGCAGCAGACGCACAGCCGCCGCACGGCCATCTGGCCACGACCGTCCAGGGCCTTCATCTCAATGTCCTCCGGCGG from Azotobacter salinestris carries:
- a CDS encoding class I SAM-dependent methyltransferase, translated to MTVIQEQVAAGQAAYTPRTLPLYDFVVLGVSNPFIWKCPTRRLEQHYERHLSANHLDVGVGTGYFPDRCRFPAHAPRVALMDLNPDTLAFAARRIARYVPKTYRRNVLEPIVFADEGFDSIGINYLLHCLPGSIAAKAVVFDHLKALMNPGAVLFGATLLQGGVPRSPLARGLMAAYNRKGIFCNREDDLDSLKEELGRRFREVSVEVVGCAALFAGRA
- a CDS encoding DUF2147 domain-containing protein — protein: MKALDGRGQMAVRRLCVCCALVMLLAASGAASAVAGDPLIGLWMIRDERTGEPRALVRIDRQGDEYRGIIEKGLRGPDAESPYCDKCEGERRGKPLLGMTILSGVKQRGDVYGDGEILDPDSGKVYDCRLTLQRGGRQLQVRGFIGTPLIGETRTWYRVGQP